The nucleotide sequence TTAGCTTTGTAAACTTTTATATTCGTTATTTTGCCGTTAAATTCATTTTTAATTTTACTTATCATCTCATTTTTATTTATTTCTTCTTTGGTTTTTTTCTCGTGATAAGTCTCAAGCTCCTCTTTTTTCTCACTCAGGCCTTTTTTTTTACTGCCGTTTTCAAGTACGATAGAAAGTTTTCTGTCATCACCGAAAAAATTCCTGACAACGTTTGTTATTATATCCAGATGCTCTTTTTTGTTCACAATGTCGTAATGAAAACGCTTTGCCTCACTAAAGCCCACTTTAAAGTTATTGCTGTCTGAAGTTATGATATAACCGTGGCTAAGATTTGCCGAAGTTGAAGGATTATATTTGCTTATTTGATCAAGCAGCTTATCCCACATCTTATCCATGTCGTTTAAACCCATCTTGCTGTCAGTACTTTTACCGTGAGTGTCAGAAGTTTTTGCGGCAGTTTTGTTTTCCGGTATCGGGGCTGATTTGGAAGCGGCTGCAGAGGCATCTATGACTTTCGATATATTTGCAGCCTTGTACAGACCGAATTCGAAAACATATTGCTGCATATCATAAAACTTTAAGTCCTGCAGCAGTTTCTGAAAAAGCTGAAACAGGACAAAAGCCCGATTTTCATCAATCTTTTCCATGATTTTTGTAAAATATTTGATTTCTTCCGAGGTGAGTTCTTTCTCGGGGAAATATCCCGTGGCTTTGGCAAACATAATATGTTTCAAATATTCTATAATGGTTTTTGTAATAAAGATGTAGTCCAGTCCTTTCAGGTTAATTTCTTCCGTGTGTTTGACTACAGCTGTAATATCCTCGTTCAGAACCAGTTCAAACAGCCGGTTTATAATAGTATAATCCGAAAGGCCGAGAAGATAGGAGGTGTCCTGGATGTTAACAGTACCTCCGGAATAGGCGACAATTTGATCCACCAATGAGAGGGCATCCCTCATACAACCTTCTGAATTGCGCATGATAACACTTACAGCGTCCCTATCGTGCTCTATTTCTTCCTTCTGCAGTACTCCGCTGAGGTAGTCATACATGAAGTCCGCAGGTATTTTCTTGAAATCGTAACGCTGACACCTTGACAGTATTGTTGGCGGGATTCTGTGTGCATCAGTTGTTGCCATTATAAAAATTACATGTTCGGGGGGCTCTTCCAGTGTTTTCAGAAGTGCGTTGAAGGCCGGCTCAGTGAGCATATGTACTTCGTCGATAATATATATTTTGTAATTACATTTGGCTGGTATGAATCGAACGGATTCCCTTAATTGTCTGATTTCATCGATTCCTCTGTTGGATGCTCCGTCGATTTCTATGACGTCCATAGATGAACCGTCTGTTATTTCTTCACATATTTCACAAGTGTTGCATGGGTTTACACCGTCGGGAGTTTTGCAGTTAACTGCTTTTGCAAAAATACGAGCCGTACTTGTTTTGCCAACACCCCTCGGACCGGTAAAAAGATATGCGTGCGATATTCTT is from Flexistipes sinusarabici DSM 4947 and encodes:
- the dnaX gene encoding DNA polymerase III subunit gamma/tau, whose protein sequence is MAYLALARKYRPQNFHEIVGQDFVIKTLSNAIELGRISHAYLFTGPRGVGKTSTARIFAKAVNCKTPDGVNPCNTCEICEEITDGSSMDVIEIDGASNRGIDEIRQLRESVRFIPAKCNYKIYIIDEVHMLTEPAFNALLKTLEEPPEHVIFIMATTDAHRIPPTILSRCQRYDFKKIPADFMYDYLSGVLQKEEIEHDRDAVSVIMRNSEGCMRDALSLVDQIVAYSGGTVNIQDTSYLLGLSDYTIINRLFELVLNEDITAVVKHTEEINLKGLDYIFITKTIIEYLKHIMFAKATGYFPEKELTSEEIKYFTKIMEKIDENRAFVLFQLFQKLLQDLKFYDMQQYVFEFGLYKAANISKVIDASAAASKSAPIPENKTAAKTSDTHGKSTDSKMGLNDMDKMWDKLLDQISKYNPSTSANLSHGYIITSDSNNFKVGFSEAKRFHYDIVNKKEHLDIITNVVRNFFGDDRKLSIVLENGSKKKGLSEKKEELETYHEKKTKEEINKNEMISKIKNEFNGKITNIKVYKANK